From Desmodus rotundus isolate HL8 chromosome 10, HLdesRot8A.1, whole genome shotgun sequence, one genomic window encodes:
- the ST8SIA3 gene encoding alpha-N-acetylneuraminate alpha-2,8-sialyltransferase ST8SIA3: MRNCKMARVASVLGLVMLSVALLILSLISYVSLKKENIFTTSKYASPGAPRMYMFHAGFRSQFALKFLNPSFVPITNSLTQELQEKPSKWTFNRTAFLRQRQEILQHVDVIKNFSLTKNSVRIGQLMHYDYSNHKYVFSISNNFRSLLPDVSPIVNKHYNICAVVGNSGILTGSRCGQEIDKSDFVFRCNFAPTEAFQRDVGRKINLTTFNPSILEKYYNNLLTIQDRNNFFLSLKKLDGAILWIPAFFFHTSATVTRTLVDFFVEHRGQLKVQLAWPGNIMQHVNRYWKNKHLSPKRLSTGILMYTLASAICEEIHLYGFWPFGFDPNTREDLPYHYYDKKGTKFTTKWQESHQLPAEFQLLYRMHGEGLTKLTLSHCA, from the exons ATGAGAAACTGCAAAATGGCCCGGGTCGCCAGTGTGCTGGGGCTGGTCATGCTCAGCGTTGCCCTGCTGATTTTATCGCTCATCAGCTACGTGTCCCTGAAAAAGGAGAACATCTTCACCACTTCCAAGTACGCCAGCCCGGGGGCGCCCCGAATGTACATGTTCCACGCGGGATTCCG GTCGCAATTTGCGCTGAAGTTCCTAAATCCGTCATTTGTGCCCATTACGAATTCTCTGACCCAGGAACTCCAAGAGAAACCTTCTAAGTGGACATTTAATCGGACGGCATTTTTACGTCAAAG gcaAGAAATTCTTCAGCATGTcgatgtaataaaaaatttttctttgaccAAGAATAGTGTTCGGATCGGACAACTGATGCACTATGATTATTCCAACCATAAATATGTTTTCTCTATTAGCAATAACTTCCGATCGCTGCTTCCAGATGTGTCACCCATTGTGAATAAGCATTATAATATCTGTGCTGTGGTTGGAAATAGTGGGATTCTGACAGGGAGCCGGTGTGGACAAGAAATAGATAAGTCAGATTTTGTTTTCCGTTGCAATTTCGCCCCTACGGAGGCTTTCCAAAGAGATGTTGGAAGAAAAATCAACCTTACCACCTTCAACCCCAGCATCCTGGAAAAATATTACAACAACCTTTTGACCATTCAGGACCGTAACAACTTTTTCCTCAGTTTAAAAAAGCTCGATGGGGCCATTCTCTGGATCCCTGCATTTTTCTTCCACACTTCAGCAACTGTTACCAGGACACTAGTTGACTTTTTTGTTGAACACAGAGGTCAGTTAAAGGTCCAATTGGCTTGGCCTGGAAATATAATGCAACATGTCAACAG GTActggaaaaacaaacatttgtcaCCCAAACGGCTGAGCACAGGTATTCTTATGTACACTCTTGCATCAGCAATATGTGAAGAGATCCATTTGTATGGATTTTGGCCTTTCGGATTTGACCCCAACACAAGGGAAGATCTTCCATACCATTACTATGacaaaaaaggaaccaaattTACCACCAAGTGGCAGGAGTCCCACCAGCTGCCTGCTGAGTTTCAGCTGCTGTACCGAATGCATGGGGAGGGGCTCACCAAGCTGACTCTGTCACACTGTGCCTAA